The DNA sequence AGTATTTGGTTTTTGGGATTTTTGTCTGTGGGAATAGTTATCTCTTATTTTATTGTGAGGATTTTGAATAGTTTTTTGCCAAGGCTTTTTGCAAGAGGTGAGGAAACTACTCATAGGATAGTCTCTTCTATAGTAGCATGGTGTTTTGTTCTTGTATACTTTGTGTATGTAAACTTTCTGACGGTATTGATTTTGGAGCCTTCTCAGAAAACAGCAGAGGTTATCTCTAAGGTGTTTATATCTCTTTATGTTCTAGTTGGGGCTGTAATAATGACTAAGTTTGTCAGTAGTTTGATCTTACCTTATATTTCCGAAAGGATAAGGAAGATGTCTGGACATGGAGAGGTTTCATTCTCTGTGAGCATATTTTCAAACACGATAGGGGTTATTTTAGTTACGATAGGAGTAGGAATAATTCTTGCGGTTTGGAATATCTCTCTTTTACCACTTTTGACGACTCTGGGAATAGGTGGTCTTGCGATAGCTATAGCTTTGCAAGATACTCTAGCTAATTTTTTTGCAGGTGTTCAGGTGTTACTTGTCCATCAAATCAGGGTTGGTGATTATATAAAGCTTGAAAATGGTGAGGAAGGAGTTGTGGTGGATATAAATTGGAGAAATACGACGATAAGGGATTTGTTTAACAATTTAGTCATTGTGCCAAACTCAAAATTGATAAGTGGTATTACTAAAAACTACCATCTTCCTGATCAAGAGATGTCAGTTGTTGTTGCTGTTGAGGTATCAATTGAAAATGATCTGAAGTTTGTTGAAGAAATTACTCTAGATGTTGCTAAAGAGGTTCAAAGTAGTGTAGAGGGAGCTGTCAAAACTTGGGAGCCACTTATCAGGTATCAGTCCTTTACGGATTATTCTATTAAGTTTAATGTTATACTCAGGGTTGTTGAGTATACATACCAGTTTCCAGTTAGACACGAGTTTCTAAAGAGGCTACATTCTAGGTTCAAGCAAGAAAACGTAAAACTCTCTATTCCTCTTGTCAACATCAAAAATATGGGATAAGTTGTTTTCTTGTAAGCCTTGTATTATAACGTTTTAGAAGATTATTTAAAGGTATGAATTGTTTTGCCTTAAGGTAGCTAAAGTATTTACAGGTTTGTGTTGCTTGAGATGGTTTTTCAGGTTTTGGTGAAGCTAAACTGTTTTTAGCCTTTTTCTTAAAGCAATCAGCACTACGGGTAGCAGTGTCAGTGCGGAGATACTGCTTACCATCATAGTTATGGACATCATAAGCCCGAAATTTCTCAGTGGAACTATACTTGAGAAAAGCAGAGTAGCAAATCCAAGTCCTACTGCAAAAGCGTTTGATAGTATACCTTTGCCAGTGGTGGAAAATGTTTTGTAAAAAGCGTTTTCGTAATCACTGCCTGATCTTATTTCGTAAACATACCTAGAGATGAAGTGGATTGTGTAGTCAATTCCAGTGCCGACTCCTATTGATGCAATAGTTACGGTTATAAAGTCAATTTTTATATTAGCAAGTCCCATGATTCCGAAGTTAACAAGCAGGGTGAATACTATGGGTATCAAAGATATCAAGCCTTCTAGCAGAGATCTAAAGGTGAAACAATTCATAACAAACACTACAAAGACTATTAGCCCTAAGCTTATGATCTGGCTCTGTAGTATCTGTCTTTCCATATCTGCAAAAAGTTTAGCTATGCCTGTGACATCAGCCTCATCAAACACTCTTATCCCTTCGCCGTCAGAGGGAATGGGAAACGTGTTCCATACAGATGGTGAAAGTGCGTATTCAATATCTCCTTCGGATATGTCTTTCAAACTTATACCAGTGGATAAGAGGATGTATTTTACAAAATCATCTATAAACCTCTTTTTGTCTTCGTAATTTCTAAACTCCTTTGATTTTCTTTCAAGGTATTCTAAGATGATCTTGTTGAGATAGCTTGTGATTTCTTCTTTTCCAGATACTCTGCCTGAAGGTGTTTCCAAAGCTTTGATTCCAGTTCTTGAGAGCCTGCTATATAGAGATTTTGATATTATTGAGGAAATTTCTTCCAAGCACTCTTTTTGTGGTAAGAGTGAAACGTTAGAATACTTGTGGATGAGGTTTCTAGTTAGTCTTATAAGTTCATATCTTTGGGAAGAAGTTACTTTACCTAGGAGTATGTTGATGAGGGCTTCATTTTTGTCTTCGGAGACTACTCTATTTATATCTTCAGTGCCTTCAATAAAAAACCATAGGTTTTGGATTTCCATTTCGGAATCTGGTATGCTTCTAACATCAACCATTCCTTCGTTTAGTTCTGCTATGATCCTTACTATTGATTGTGGTCTAGTTATGCCATCTAGAAAATACCTCTGTTCTTCTTCTATTATCTGCATTACTTTTAACAGAGTTGGGTTTTGTATGTTTCCTTTGAAGTAGGTTTTTAGTTCAAATGATCCGTCAAAATTGTCGGCAATTGCTAATGTGACTTTTCTAGGTTCAGTTTTTTCGTCAAAGTATCCTAAGTAGTCTACTTCAACTTTTACTTTTGTTAGTAGGTAGACAGAGATTAAACTGATGGTTAGGAAGGTAATAGATACGGAGGTTCTGTGTTTAAAGATGAACTTGCTGATGGTGTGTAAGAATTTACTTGTGTTTTTGTGGTAACTACTTGAGCGAATATTCAGGGTGCTAAGAATAGCCGGAACGAAAGTTAGGGTAAATAGGGTAGCGAATGAAATTCCTACTGAAGATATGGTTGCGAAGTTTTTTGTAGTATTGATTTCACTTCCAAGTCCTACTGAGATAAAGCTTGCTATCGTGGTAATACCGCTCATAAGCACTGGTATAAAGACTCTGACTAAGCTTTTCAATAAAGCTTGTTGAGGTTGGTCAAGAAGAGTCATCCGTTCGTAATATTCATTTATGACGTGTATTGCATAAGCGTTTCCTACTGCTATAAGCACGACGGGTATACCCACACCAAAGGTAGTAAGAGGATACCCTAAGTATCCCATAACTCCCATGCCTATTGCACAAGAGATCAAAACTGTTATTAGAGGTATGAATGTCCCAACCAGATTCCTAAAAGACAGAAATAGGGTTAATGACACTACTAGAGACACGATTGGAACAAGTTTTGAGATATCACTCACGACAAGCTTTGATATTGAGTTAAGTATCATTGGTGCTCCACCAAAGAATACTTTACACTCCATATTCCCTAGAGAGATGAATTTTTCAACTTCACTACGAACCTTTTCCCCTATCTTACTTGTATCTCT is a window from the Brevinematia bacterium genome containing:
- a CDS encoding mechanosensitive ion channel family protein — encoded protein: MPRLFARGEETTHRIVSSIVAWCFVLVYFVYVNFLTVLILEPSQKTAEVISKVFISLYVLVGAVIMTKFVSSLILPYISERIRKMSGHGEVSFSVSIFSNTIGVILVTIGVGIILAVWNISLLPLLTTLGIGGLAIAIALQDTLANFFAGVQVLLVHQIRVGDYIKLENGEEGVVVDINWRNTTIRDLFNNLVIVPNSKLISGITKNYHLPDQEMSVVVAVEVSIENDLKFVEEITLDVAKEVQSSVEGAVKTWEPLIRYQSFTDYSIKFNVILRVVEYTYQFPVRHEFLKRLHSRFKQENVKLSIPLVNIKNMG
- a CDS encoding MMPL family transporter, whose translation is MESFFKFVLEKRTLVILLTLILFALGVFGIFRLYIDNDVLHWFSRDSEIAKLNYYVNERFRSNNPIIVMISFNGSVFTKERLEFVRAVSKIIKEQEGIVTVVSITEVEDIKSTEKGIVIEKLFPDEIPEGENLERIREIIMSRDAFKGSLVSRDGTTVNILALPVPDRDTSKIGEKVRSEVEKFISLGNMECKVFFGGAPMILNSISKLVVSDISKLVPIVSLVVSLTLFLSFRNLVGTFIPLITVLISCAIGMGVMGYLGYPLTTFGVGIPVVLIAVGNAYAIHVINEYYERMTLLDQPQQALLKSLVRVFIPVLMSGITTIASFISVGLGSEINTTKNFATISSVGISFATLFTLTFVPAILSTLNIRSSSYHKNTSKFLHTISKFIFKHRTSVSITFLTISLISVYLLTKVKVEVDYLGYFDEKTEPRKVTLAIADNFDGSFELKTYFKGNIQNPTLLKVMQIIEEEQRYFLDGITRPQSIVRIIAELNEGMVDVRSIPDSEMEIQNLWFFIEGTEDINRVVSEDKNEALINILLGKVTSSQRYELIRLTRNLIHKYSNVSLLPQKECLEEISSIISKSLYSRLSRTGIKALETPSGRVSGKEEITSYLNKIILEYLERKSKEFRNYEDKKRFIDDFVKYILLSTGISLKDISEGDIEYALSPSVWNTFPIPSDGEGIRVFDEADVTGIAKLFADMERQILQSQIISLGLIVFVVFVMNCFTFRSLLEGLISLIPIVFTLLVNFGIMGLANIKIDFITVTIASIGVGTGIDYTIHFISRYVYEIRSGSDYENAFYKTFSTTGKGILSNAFAVGLGFATLLFSSIVPLRNFGLMMSITMMVSSISALTLLPVVLIALRKRLKTV